In Peptostreptococcus equinus, the DNA window AGAAGTTACATCAAGGTATTTTACAGATAAAAACTTCTTAACAAGGGTATGGCATGGAATGCTTAGATTTATTTCTCCTCTGCTATAGACAAGAATAAAAAATTATAGTATAATAGACAAGTCGTAAAAATAAAGGAAATTCCTTTAAATGGACAATGCGTATTACGCATCCATCGGTAAATGGACAATGTACAAAGAGTACATCCATAATTTATATTAAAAAGGAGAAATTTTATGTCATCAATTACAAGAGGACCTAAGTTTAAACTATCTAGAAGATTAGGATTAAACGTTTGTGGTCATCCAAAGGCAATGAACAGAGCTGGAAAGGGAACTGCAAGAAGTGATAAGAAGCTTTCACCATACGGAATGCAGTTACTTGAAAAGCAGAGACTAAGAGCTTACTATGGAGTATCTGAAAAGCAGATGAGAATTTACATGAAGAAGGCTCAGAAGGCACAGGGACCTACTGGTACAGCTGTTATTAGAACATTAGAATGCAGATTAGACAACTTAGTTTACAGAATGGGTCTTGCTAATTCAGTTAGACAGGCTAGACAGATGGTTGGACACGGTAATGTATTGGTTAACGGAAAGAAAGTTGATATACCATCATTTATAGTGAGCGTTGGAGATGAAATCCAGTTAAGAGAAAAATACAGAAGTAACCCACTATTCAAGGCTAACTTTGAAGCAGCAGCTTTAAATGAACATGCTTATATTACTAAGAATACTGAAAACTTCTCAGCAGTTCTTTCAAGATTACCAGAAAGAGAAGAAGTGCCAATCGAAATAAATGATGCACTAGTAGTCGAATTCTACTCAAAGTCATCTTTATAAGATTTATAAAAAGATATTTCAAATACCCGAGATTATTCTTGGGTATTTTTTGTTAAAATAAAGTAAATAAATTTAAAAAAATTAAAGGGTTTTAGATTTTTGTGTAGAATATTATACATAGACACATATTTTATAGGAGGTTATTATGGTAATAGGATGGGAAAATGTCGACGACCTTGAAGATTACTATATTAGCTATCTTCTTTATAAGCAGTCTCTTAGTG includes these proteins:
- the rpsD gene encoding 30S ribosomal protein S4, with the protein product MSSITRGPKFKLSRRLGLNVCGHPKAMNRAGKGTARSDKKLSPYGMQLLEKQRLRAYYGVSEKQMRIYMKKAQKAQGPTGTAVIRTLECRLDNLVYRMGLANSVRQARQMVGHGNVLVNGKKVDIPSFIVSVGDEIQLREKYRSNPLFKANFEAAALNEHAYITKNTENFSAVLSRLPEREEVPIEINDALVVEFYSKSSL